The Thalassotalea piscium sequence AATATTCAGTATTTTAATGGTTTATAACCCTAGATAATTGAACTGAAAGCAGAATGAAAATGAGCAATAAAAATAAGATAATAATTAGAGTAACTGCAGCAATAGTCACAGTTGTCAGTATTTATATTTTTGCACCGTGGAAAGCGGCTGTTTATTACTTTTATCCTCTTCCTGCGACAATTCAAGAACAAGTAGATAATGCTGTCAACTGGGGCTTAGATGGCATAATTGTTTATGTTCAAAAACAAGATCAGGAAGGCCAGTTTTATACTAGCGGTTGGCATAATCGAGATAAAAAAATCCCAACAGCTCCAGATGCACTTTTTAAAATTGCTAGTATCGGCAAGCTATATAGAGCATCAGCTGTAGCAAAACTGGTGGCAAGAGGCGACTTGTCTTTAGATAAAACGCTCGCAGAGTATTTACCAGCGCTAGCAGGGCGCTTTGAATATGCTGATAAAATTACATTGCACATGATGGTTAGTCATCGAAGTGGTTTACCCAACTATACTGATAATGAAGGGTTTTCATGGGCAGAAAATACTATTGGTACAGAGGAAAACTTAGCGTTAGTGTTAGATACCCCTGCAGACTTCAAACCAGATAGCGATTATGGCTATTCCAATACTAATTATCTGCTGCTAGGTCGAATTATGGATAAAGTACTTGGCTACGATCATAACCAATTTATTCAAGCTGAAATATTAACCCCCCTTAACTTGCAACACACATTCTTCTCGGTCAATGAAGTCGACTCTTCAAAGCTCATGAGTGGTTACTACGTGGGTTATCCAGATGATTTTAAAGCGCTTGACCAAGGGTTTGTTGCAACAGCAGAAGATGTTGGCATATTTTTGCGGGCGTTAAATGATGGCACATTATTTACCGAAAAAGAGCAGGCAATTTATATGTCAATTTATGTGTATGAGCATACAGGCTGGGTAATTGGCTATTATAGTATCGCGCGATATCACAAAGATATTGATACTGTGGTTATACAGTTTGTAAATACTGTTGGCGAAAATACACTGATCTTTTCAAACGTTGTTTATGATCGCATTGTGAAAATGTTAAGTAAGGGATAATCAACACGCTCTAACCTATAAAGTACTTAACCGCATAAATTTATCATTAATCCTCTCGTATCATGATTTACCCTGTCTATGTTAAAGTACTACTCATAAAACCCTGTCATATTGTTACCAATAGGTTTTACCTAACTTAAATTAACTCATTGTAGGCTTGCTGTGAATAAACTGAATTTTTCATTTGATAATCAATTTTTAAAACACTTTACCGCTGACAAAATTACTGATAATTATCCACGACAAGTTACCCAGGCATACTCATGGGCAACCCCGAAAAAAACTGCCGCGCCAAAGCTTATTGCAATAACACCAGAGTTGGCATTAGGTATTGGTGTTAATGTTGATGACAACTTAGCGTTATTCACCGATGTTTTTTCAGGTAATGCCTTGTTAGATGGCATGCAGCCTTATGCAATGAATTATGGCGGCCATCAGTTTGGCCATTGGGCTGGGCAGTTAGGTGATGGTAGGGCGATTAACTTAGGACAAATTAAAACTGATTCAGGTTTGTTAACACTACAATTAAAGGGGGCAGGGCCAACGCCTTATTCGCGAACTGCCGATGGCTTAGCTGTGCTTCGTTCGTCTGTACGTGAATTTTTATGCTCTGAAGCAATGTATCACTTAGGTGTGCCAACAACACGCGCGTTAAGCTTGTGTTTAACGGGTGATAAAGTAATGCGCGATATGTTTTATAACGGTAATGTTAAAGCAGAGCCCGGTGCAGTTGTTTGTAGAGTGTCAAAAAGCTTTTTACGTTTTGGCTGCTTTCAACTGCCCGCTACAAGGGGAGATGTAACATTATTAAAACAATTGGTTGATTATTCTATCACCCAAAACTTCACTCATTTAGGTCAGCCATGTAAATCTGCTTATCTTAAATGGTTTCAAGAAATTAGTGAAAGTACTTGTCAGCTAATTGTGCACTGGATGAGGGTAGGCTTTGTTCACGGTGTCATGAATACCGATAACTTATCGATTATTGGT is a genomic window containing:
- a CDS encoding serine hydrolase domain-containing protein; this translates as MSNKNKIIIRVTAAIVTVVSIYIFAPWKAAVYYFYPLPATIQEQVDNAVNWGLDGIIVYVQKQDQEGQFYTSGWHNRDKKIPTAPDALFKIASIGKLYRASAVAKLVARGDLSLDKTLAEYLPALAGRFEYADKITLHMMVSHRSGLPNYTDNEGFSWAENTIGTEENLALVLDTPADFKPDSDYGYSNTNYLLLGRIMDKVLGYDHNQFIQAEILTPLNLQHTFFSVNEVDSSKLMSGYYVGYPDDFKALDQGFVATAEDVGIFLRALNDGTLFTEKEQAIYMSIYVYEHTGWVIGYYSIARYHKDIDTVVIQFVNTVGENTLIFSNVVYDRIVKMLSKG
- a CDS encoding protein adenylyltransferase SelO encodes the protein MNKLNFSFDNQFLKHFTADKITDNYPRQVTQAYSWATPKKTAAPKLIAITPELALGIGVNVDDNLALFTDVFSGNALLDGMQPYAMNYGGHQFGHWAGQLGDGRAINLGQIKTDSGLLTLQLKGAGPTPYSRTADGLAVLRSSVREFLCSEAMYHLGVPTTRALSLCLTGDKVMRDMFYNGNVKAEPGAVVCRVSKSFLRFGCFQLPATRGDVTLLKQLVDYSITQNFTHLGQPCKSAYLKWFQEISESTCQLIVHWMRVGFVHGVMNTDNLSIIGETIDYGPYGWIDNFDLHWTPNTTDAQGKRYCFGAQAEIGQWNLFQLANAIYPLIEDAEPLNEILNNYATLYQQSFGEMMASKLGFERYIKDKDDTLFLELEHLMSELTIDMTLFYRILATATPENSVDAIRFFHSCFYQPQELTQADKEHFIEWLASYFVRLALNESGHEQRKVKMNSVNPKYVLRNYLAQQAIEQAEQGDYTLLHTLQRVFLKPYEDQPEFEIYAAKRPKWAENKAGSSMLSCSS